A genomic stretch from Podospora pseudoanserina strain CBS 124.78 chromosome 3, whole genome shotgun sequence includes:
- a CDS encoding hypothetical protein (EggNog:ENOG503P42Y): protein MKMSSTDSKKQANLSRIRTNQRLSRARRKEYISSLESRIREHEEKGVQATLEIQLAARKVAEENQRLRELLGKVGVSEAGIREYLQQPPSQTPCRREEQQKDAEPNECSMAADLISHITGANTSQVRVTLGCAPGRNCDVDEEAIEKTITRLKGSTSN, encoded by the exons ATGAAAATGTCCTCCACAGACTCCAAAAAGcaagccaacctctcccGCATCCGCACCAACCAGCGCCTCTCCCGAGCCCGCCGAAAAGAGTACATCTCTTCCCTAGAATCCCGCATCAGGGAGCacgaagaaaagggggtgcAGGCAACACTAGAGATCCAGCTCGCCGCGAGAAAAGTCGCGGAAGAAAACCAGAGGCTGAGAGAGTTGCTCGGCAAGGTTGGGGTCAGCGAGGCTGGTATAAGAGAGTACCTGCAACAGCCGCCATCCCAGACGCCCTGTAGACGTGAGGAGCAACAGAAGGACGCAGAGCCTAACGAGTGTTCCATGGCGGCTGATTT AATATCCCACATCACCGGCGCAAACACCAGCCAAGTCCGTGTGACGTTGGGATGTGCTCCCGGAAGGAATTGTGACGTTGATGAAGAGGCTATTGAGAAGACTATCACTCGACTGAAGGGCTCAACCTCAAACTAA
- the RPA12 gene encoding DNA-directed RNA polymerase I core subunit rpa12 (EggNog:ENOG503P2TA; COG:K), which produces MSAIGSLVFCTDCGDLLPASQGSVKNILICKCCGAEHRDHAWKAVTTKTKPSDFPSALRQKLSIVQTVKRHEVQTERVDPNMDCHKCGRRGIRYSEVQQRSADEGSTIIYNCECGEKWSTNN; this is translated from the exons ATGTCTGCTATCGGCTCCCTCGTCTTCTGCACCGACTGTGGTGACCTTTTACCTGCCTCCCAGGGCAGTGTAAAGAACATTCTGATTTGCAAATGCTGTGGCGCGGAACACAGAG ATCATGCCTGGAAGGCCGTAACAACAAAGACAAAGCCCTCCGACTTCCCGTCAGCCCTACGACAGAAGCTTTCCATAGTCCAGACCGTCAAGAGACACGAAGTACAAACCGAAAGAGTCGACCCCAACATGGACTGCCACAAGTGCGGGAGGCGCGGCATTCGCTACTCTGAAGTCCAACAGAGATCTGCCGATGAAGGCTCAACAATTATTTACAACTGCGAGTGCGGTGAAAA ATGGTCCACCAACAACTGA
- a CDS encoding hypothetical protein (EggNog:ENOG503P700) codes for MPPPHLHPRSRSTSTLFATTLLASFLVVALPHILPCPAPRRTLADGELDPNATKRRKKQIVGEDGVARFNNAIATTPEELQKLRMERQRELKAERECPVPKPGGILGEWLGFHKEEEKTVEKAEPRREGR; via the coding sequence ATgccacccccccacctccacccccgctcccgctcaacatcaaccctcTTTgcaaccaccctcctcgcctccttcctcgtcgtcgccctcccccacatcctcccctgTCCAGCACCCCGACGAACCCTCGCCGACGGGGAGCTCGATCCCAACGCCaccaagagaagaaaaaaacaaatcgtgggggaggacggggtggCTAGATTCAACAATGCAATCGCCACCACGCCAGAAGAGCTCCAAAAGCTAAGAatggagaggcagagggaactaaaggcggagagggagtgtCCGGTTCCGAAACCGGGGGGGATATTGGGGGAGTGGTTGGGGTTTCacaaggaagaggagaagacaGTCGAGAAGGCTGAaccgaggagggaggggaggtga
- a CDS encoding hypothetical protein (EggNog:ENOG503P595), which yields MGGGPKIPYPKHVWSPAGGWYAQPANWKANTAILGVCVFGITAMVWNLSAEREFRHKMPEPGRFYPSRYWSKQIIEHERAQKEKAEAEKKSS from the exons ATG GGTGGCGGTCCCAAGATCCC GTATCCCAAGCACGTCTGGTCGCCGGCCGGTGGTTGGTACGCCCAGCCTGCCAACTGGAAGGCTAACACGGCCATTCTCGGTGTCTGCGTCTTTGGCATCACTGCTATGGTCTGGAACCTGAGCGCCGAGAGGGAGTTCCGTCACAAGATGCCCGAGCCAGGACGTTTCTACCCAAGCAGATA CTGGAGCAAACAAATCATCGAACACGAGCGGGcgcaaaaggaaaaggcagaggcagagaagAAGTCATCATAA
- a CDS encoding hypothetical protein (EggNog:ENOG503PN7D; COG:O): MSGFWNSIDLQSEQSDGSSVASNLPSNPPSPSRSLLYEPDIAEYDSDLPDYESESSEDTIRIINNVSDLDEPETREWRSLRDDLEEAEIRERSTLHREDAGLEEEEAEHQPQDMGTYVPDPKFTFLFDPGRHHPHHQHTCSICMISPLRILPATQRQSIYNQNNDSVPCVLPCGHIFGQACIRQWMQDRDQCPVCRTPMVHELCKHKIRLRPLWKETIWLVPRTIPDGGKIAAFCSTCEAVERRAVINGLMETLGRLYYDAKLRWKRTGREKDRVQMVKYRVRMDDDLKRLVTRETVGEWY, from the exons ATGTCCGGCTTTTGGAATTCCATAGACTTGCAGTCTGAGCAGTCGGACGGCTCATCCGTCGCTTCTAATCTCCCCTCtaaccccccttctccttcacggTCACTTCTATATGAGCCTGACATTGCAGAGTACGACTCGGACCTTCCTGATTACGAGTCTGAATCTTCTGAAGACACCATCAGAATCATCAACAATGTCTCGGATTTAGACGAACCAGAAACTCGAGAATGGCGCAGTCTTCGAGACGATCTCGAGGAAGCAGAAATTCGGGAACGTAGCACCCTTCACAGAGAAGACGCCGgtcttgaagaagaggaggctgaaCATCAACCTCAAGACATGGGCACCTACGTTCCCGACCCCAAATTCACCTTCCTTTTCGACCctggccgccaccacccccatcaccaacacacaTGCTCCATTTGCATGATCTCCCCCCTTCGCATCCTTCCCGCTACCCAACGCCAGAGCATCTACAATCAAAACAACGATTCTGTGCCTTGTGTGCTACCGTGCGGTCACATATTCGGCCAAGCTTGCATCCGTCAATGGATGCAAGACCGCGACCAATGCCCCGTTTGTCGGACTCCCATGGTTCACGAGCTGTGTAAACACAAGATTAGGCTTAGACCGCTGTGGAAGGAGACCATCTGGTTGGTTCCACGGACTATTCCTGACGGGGGGAAGATTGCTGCTTTTTGCTCCACTTgcgaggcggtggagaggcgGGCGGTGATCAATGGGTTGATGGAGACGCTGGGGAGGTTGTATTATGATGCGAAGctgaggtggaagaggacggggagggagaaggatcGGGTGCAGATGGTGAAGTATagggtgaggatggatgACGATttgaagaggttggtgacgagGGAGACGGTTGGGGAGTG GTACTAG
- the LIA1 gene encoding deoxyhypusine hydroxylase (EggNog:ENOG503NW2E; BUSCO:EOG09263JZO; COG:C), translating into MSDTLSSIASLRSSLTAESTPLPVRFRALFSLKHLAVTAPSPTSPEALAAIEAIAAAFTSPSALLKHELAYCLGQTHNLAAVPYLTKVLEDLAEDPMCRHEAAEALGALGDTGSLEILKKYKHRQGEDVSVRETCEIAIERIEWESSEERKREKLRQSDFASVDPAPPMPQGEETPSVEELRKTLMDTTKPLFLRYRAMFALRDLASPPDLPTAVPAVLALAEGFADNSALFRHEIAFVFGQLSHPASIPALTGALSNTEEASMVRHEAAEALGSLGEEPGVEETLKKFLHDKEKVVRESCIVALDMAEYEKSNEAEYALIPEVTA; encoded by the exons ATGTCCGACACGCTCTCGTCGATCGCTTCCTTGAGGTCCTCCCTCACAGCCGAaagcacccccctccccgtccgcTTCCgcgccctcttctccctcaagcACCTAGCCGtaaccgccccctcccccacctcccccgaagCCCTCGCCGCAATCGAAGCCATCGCCGCAGCTTTTACCTCCCCTtccgccctcctcaagcATGAGCTCGCTTACTGCCTGGGCCAGACCCACAACCTCGCCGCAGTCCCCTACCTGACCAAAGTCCTCGAAGATCTCGCCGAAGATCCCATGTGCAGACACGAAGCAGCCGAAGCTCTCGGCGCGCTAGGCGACACCGGAAGCCTGGAGATTTTGAAAAAGTACAAACACAGACAAGGAGAGGACGTCAGTGTAAGGGAGACTTGTGAAATCGCCATTGAGAGGATAGAGTGGGAGAGTAgtgaggagagaaagagggagAAGCTTAGGCAGAG TGACTTTGCCTCGGTCGATCCTGCCCCTCCCATGCCCCAGGGCGAAGAGACACCGAGTGTCGAGGAGCTGCGCAAGACGCTCATGGACACCACCaagccccttttcctccgATATCGCGCCATGTTTGCCCTTCGCGATTTGGCGTCTCCTCCTGATCTCCCGACTGCTGTCCCGGCTGTTTTGGCATTGGCCGAAGGCTTCGCGGATAACTCTGCGCTTTTCAGACATGAAATTGCTTTTGTTTTCGGGCAGCTGTCGCATCCTGCTTCTATTCCCGCGCTGACTGGTGCATTGAGCAACACGGAGGAGGCGTCGATGGTGAGGCacgaggctgccgaggcgcTGGGCAGCTTGGGTGAGGAGCCCGGAGTGGAGGAGACGCTCAAGAAGTTCTTGCACGATAAagagaaggtggtgagggagagctgTATTGTTGCGCTGGATATGGCCGAGTATGAGAAGAGCAATGAGGCGGAGTATGCCTTGATTCCGGAGGTCACTGCTTAA
- the SCC2 gene encoding Sister chromatid cohesion protein 2 (BUSCO:EOG092604A0; COG:B; COG:D; COG:L; EggNog:ENOG503NVI7) → MANSWSGAHNGPPNNNNWDGAPQANPPPPPVSQPAGFARPFTLAEVLPYTPFSAIAPFDSSVLPSPSIGSASPAPPVTDLIPSLDFESLNQEASTNTASRLLQQTVGQVQRLLERGNIPEYKFKTGPRATTSPSPAKHSSLAAGLSPFSKMVHDSTSIPFRYPTPDTPTPAANNHPNVITTPVPTKQKISAKPVIKKEPGQGKKLSSIPANTPGPSASPATSANQQAHAANKARFEIVLPTKKELEQPAGLANIKPHPSSNVTPRAPPAPVAPPTPAYHPQYQPQVQHSPQVQHQPQVHQQHQVPQQHQVQQQQQQQRSQQHPPQPALPPLSSAEATAASRTATPPERPGSQSISSSQKPAIAIELPKTKTFDKSEFMVVADEPEEPANLPLKKRKHGDIDGDDIYGESLDLRQRADAALHDLRVFLHNAFQAENAVLARRQGNDMVVLVSENEATLTATAQSKAQALLGKTITLNCFKNSPLEELLHLIRLSEGALKLAETLDIKVDETWVAADVEQWLSQLPWLEMAIRAGRTSLRIMCGGRQEKQLYSQDTIEHCLDLFKRIIDGIVIPIAELRATPGANELFKTLAQNKKKIVALFNDCQKLFSMMATLISSIDTSDAVTNTLEFTASRLIFMETAHAEKDSVIDTQKFDGLRLVAMDMLSQIFLLNPEQRKGIFNEILSSLEKLPLGKRARTFKLVDGTSIQPVSALIMRLVQTSAGKVGDAGRGKGNTMPVEDEAAEGPRRLPQSFSIQDEEHGSSQHRIAIQELDDVSEALIKTATNSASDVVQFIVSRALKSTKSGDTPYRNLLDMFVEDFALCLDNPDWPAAELLLRIFMHLMFQLIENDKQPVTAKNMALELLGSMGAAVSKLRGHVRKGVSSLDTQDSDGLGLLLSDLAAAALELKSRPEQMVAWTGPYRATLEHLESRFSEDPHLASAISFLVSDWASKTCKTYDDYEDDVAERDHELGRLAYRLRQMIHDRQWLSREYSFKDISQSYARLSYSITLLRSPLCEAFNTILNILLNSMASDQPTVRSKSLKSVNQVLETDPSILDGDSVVVQLILRCSNDSSTQVRDSALGLIGKCISMRPALEEQITPTVVERFNDAGHGVRKRAMKLAKDIYLRNSNRTLRSTIANGLLHRIQDPEESVRELAKQVIEEIWFAPFHSGQTSAASKISLADHVSLMVQTVNRGNVVSVLDKVLQALLAPSNKTAQASLEVCTKLVESMFDLVDSSDPEDTTKPSGRDVLQILMIFAKAEASLFTFEQLRLLRPYISSIRSNEDPAVSKAVVVIYRRVLPQLSSAHSQFLTEVRSELMPTMTTVSRPLMNEVMACLWIISGLLDTSEHMARLAASSLRNIQALHAKSKTQPLDTRTMRQFERYSLIVGMAGKHFNLDSHLDFFNKMLKTNGSSVSKLMVDLVVPFAAPSYHMDMRKAALDSVGLVCQAWPRNYVSANVYTTFQHVFDEQVPVLEAMVLRSFKEFLLTEEKRSEEAAEAPTGMNGGAKQEKKRELTVIGGTNYDDVASATTHRFLKEIIRIATATQDNHAFLAVEVLASINRQGLVHPKETGVTFITLETSSNPRISELAFLEHKALHAKHETVVEREYVKAVQSAFAYQRDIVKDSRGAIATGNGVFTPKLHLLMEVLKISKSKNRQKFLEKLCGQLDFDVGKLDMGERVPSHVVYVRFVTECLAYFEYLTVGEVGCVVGALERLVTGTGAGVAQAIEMEVLGFRVDVLEEEQQQQQVLGENGQAAGAAAGSLSSSSVNQLQEAPRVELEKLRRLTAGAVVLLGVWEARTYLRRLYGLGIGGRRENKVKMLGKDLSKAPVKAQGVTGEKLWEEMGVLGERLGSREG, encoded by the exons ATGGCGAACTCATGGTCGGGCGCCCACAATGGCCCTCCAAACAATAACAATTGGGATGGAGCTCCTCAggccaacccaccaccacctccagtTTCGCAACCTGCTGGCTTTGCGAGGCCATTCACACTCGCCGAAGTCTTGCCCTACACACCATTCTCGGCGATAGCTCCCTTTGACTCGA GTGTGCTTCCTTCGCCATCGATAGGTTCTGCGTCGCCCGCTCCCCCAGTAACCGACCTGATACCAAGTCTCGACTTCGAATCGTTAAATCAAGAGGCTTCCACGAATACGGCCTCGAGGTTACTACAGCAGACAGTCGGCCAGGTTCAAAGGCTTCTAGAGAGAGGAAATATCCCCGAATA CAAATTCAAGACTGGACCACGCGCGAcgacttctccttcaccagcGAAACACAGTTCTCTGGCTGCGGGACTGTCACCGTTCTCGAAAATGGTGCACGATTCAACGTCGATACCGTTTCGGTATCCGACCCCAGATACCCCCACACCCGCTGCGAATAATCATCCGAACGTCATTACCACGCCCGTTCCCACGAAACAGAAGATTTCTGCCAAGCCGGTCATTAAGAAAGAACCAGGCCAAGGAAAGAAACTGAGCAGTATTCCTGCAAACACACCGGGCCCTTCTGCGAGCCCGGCCACATCAGCGAACCAGCAGGCACATGCTGCGAACAAGGCGCGATTCGAGATTGTCTTGCCCACCAAGAAGGAGCTTGAACAGCCGGCCGGCCTTGCGAATATCAAGCCGCACCCTTCGTCTAATGTGACTCCACGCGCTCCGCCTGCGCCAGTTGCTCCCCCGACTCCGGCGTATCATCCTCAGTATCAGCCTCAGGTTCAACACTCACCTCAGGTACAGCATCAACCGCAAGTACACCAACAGCATCAGGTCCCGCAACAACATCAggttcaacaacaacaacaacaacaacgcaGTCAGCAACACCCACCGCAGCCTgctctcccacccctcagCTCTGCAGAAGCTACCGCGGCCTCAAGAACTGCCACGCCCCCAGAGCGGCCCGGATCGCAAAGCATATCCAGCTCTCAAAAGCCAGCCATTGCTATTGAGCTTCCCAAGACCAAGACTTTTGACAAGAGTGAGTTTATGGTGGTTGCAGATGAGCCTGAGGAGCCTGCCAACTTGCCATTGAAGAAGCGGAAGCACGGTGATATTGATGGTGACGACATCTATGGAGAGAGCTTGGATCTTCGCCAGAGAGCTGATGCGGCTCTTCATGACTTGAGAGTGTTTCTTCACAACGCTTTCCAGGCAGAGAACGCTGTGCTTGCCCGAAGGCAAGGAAACGAcatggtggttttggtttctGAGAACGAAGCTACCCTGACAGCAACCGCACAATCCAAGGCGCAGGCCCTGCTGGGCAAGACGATCACCTTGAACTGTTTCAAGAATTCGCCTCTCGAGGAGCTACTTCACCTCATTCGGCTTTCCGAAGGTGCTTTAAAGCTGGCCGAAACGCTAGACATCAAGGTTGACGAGACCTGGGTAGCTGCCGATGTGGAGCAGTGGCTAAGCCAGCTGCCCTGGTTAGAGATGGCGATTCGGGCTGGCCGCACGTCTCTGAGAATCATGTGTGGCGGCCGTCAAGAGAAGCAGCTTTACTCCCAAGACACAATAGAACACTGTCTTGACCTGTTCAAGCGTATCATTGACGGCATCGTCATTCCGATTGCCGAGTTGAGAGCCACACCAGGGGCTAACGAACTCTTCAAGACGTTGGCtcagaacaagaagaagattgtggCCTTGTTCAACGATTGCCAGAAGCTGTTTTCTATGATGGCGACTTTGATCTCGTCCATCGACACCTCGGACGCGGTGACAAACACGCTCGAGTTCACTGCCTCGCGGCTCATTTTTATGGAGACGGCACATGCAGAAAAGGACTCCGTCATTGACACGCAAAAGTTCGATGGACTTCGTTTAGTCGCTATGGATATGCTTTCGCAGATTTTCCTGCTGAACCCTGAACAGCGGAAGGGCATTTTCAATGAGATTTTGAGCTCGTTGGAGAAGCTGCCGCTTGGGAAGAGAGCGAGGACTTTCAAACTTGTGGATGGCACGAGTATCCAGCCAGTGTCTGCTCTCATCATGCGGTTGGTTCAGACCAGTGCTGGCAAGGTTGGCGATGCGGGTCGAGGAAAGGGGAATACTATGCctgtcgaggacgaggcggCCGAAGGCCCCAGGCGGCTGCCGCAGTCGTTTTCCATTCAGGATGAGGAGCACGGTTCCTCGCAGCATCGTATCGCCATTCAAGAGCTTGACGACGTTTCTGAGGCCTTGATCAAGACAGCCACCAACAGCGCCTCAGACGTTGTCCAGTTTATTGTGAGCCGAGCGCTCAAGTCGACCAAGTCTGGTGATACGCCGTATCGCAACCTCCTTGACATGTTTGTGGAGGACTTTGCTCTCTGTCTTGACAATCCCGACTGGCCTGCGGCGGAGCTGTTGCTTCGAATCTTTATGCATCTGATGTTTCAGCTCATCGAGAATGACAAGCAACCCGTCACTGCGAAGAACATGGCTCTGGAGCTGTTGGGAAGCATGGGTGCCGCTGTTTCCAAGCTCCGCGGGCATGTGAGGAAAGGTGTTAGCAGTCTCGACACGCAAGACAGCGACGGCCTGGGGTTGCTCCTTTCCGACTTGGCTGCTGCGGCGCTGGAGCTCAAGTCTCGCCCGGAGCAGATGGTGGCTTGGACTGGGCCATATCGTGCTACGCTTGAGCACCTCGAGAGCCGCTTCTCAGAGGATCCTCATCTGGCGAGTGCCATCTCTTTCTTGGTTTCCGACTGGGCAAGCAAGACATGCAAGACCTACGACGACTATGAAGACGATGTTGCCGAGCGTGATCATGAGCTTGGCCGACTCGCCTACAGGCTCCGGCAAATGATACACGATCGTCAGTGGCTGTCGAGGGAGTATTCTTTCAAAGACATTAGCCAGAGCTATGCGAGGCTGTCTTACTCGATCACCCTCTTGAGGTCCCCACTCTGTGAGGCCTTCAATACGATTCTGAACATTCTTCTCAACTCAATGGCTAGTGACCAGCCGACGGTACGAAGCAAGAGCTTGAAGAGTGTCAACCAGGTCCTGGAAACGGACCCGTCCATTCTGGATGGAGATTCCGTGGTGGTGCAGCTCATTCTGAGATGTTCCAACGACTCGTCGACGCAGGTGCGTGATTCGGCGCTTGGGTTGATTGGCAAGTGCATCAGCATGCGgccggcgttggaggagcagATTACCCCCACGGTTGTGGAGCGATTTAATGATGCTGGGCATGGTGTTCGGAAGAGGGCCATGAAGCTTGCCAAGGATATTTACCTTCGCAACAGCAACCGGACGCTGAGGAGCACGATTGCGAATGGGCTGCTGCATCGGATTCAGGACCCGGAGGAGAGCGTTAGGGAGCTGGCCAAGCAGGTGATTGAGGAGATATGGTTTGCCCCTTTTCACAGCGGCCAGACCTCGGCCGCGTCCAAGATTTCTCTTGCGGATCATGTTTCGCTTATGGTGCAGACGGTGAACCGGGGCAATGTTGTCAGTGTGCTGGATAAGGTGCTTCAAGCACTGCTGGCGCCGAGCAACAAGACGGCGCAGGCTTCGTTGGAGGTCTGCACGAAACTGGTGGAGAGCATGTTTGACCTGGTTGACAGCTCGGATCCGGAGGACACGACCAAGCCTTCGGGAAGAGATGTCTTGCAGATTCTGATGATTTTTGCAAAGGCGGAAGCTAGTCTCTTTACGTTTGAGCAGTTGCGGCTGTTGAGGCCTTATATCAGCAGCATCCGCAGCAACGAGGACCCGGCCGTGTCcaaggctgtggtggttATCTATCGTCGGGTGCTTCCGCAGCTGTCGAGCGCGCATTCTCAGTTCCTTACCGAGGTGCGCAGTGAGCTGATGCCTACCATGACGACAGTTTCACGGCCTCTGATGAACGAGGTCATGGCTTGCTTGTGGATCATTAGCGGGCTGCTCGACACTTCGGAACAcatggccaggcttgcggCCTCGAGTCTGAGGAATATCCAGGCGCTGCATGCAAAGAGCAAGACGCAGCCTCTGGATACCCGCACCATGCGCCAGTTTGAGCGGTACTCGCTCATTGTCGGTATGGCGGGCAAAcacttcaacctcgacagcCATTTGGACTTTTTCAACAAGATGTTGAAGACGAATGGCAGCTCCGTCTCAAAGTTGATGGTTGATCTGGTGGTCCCTTTTGCTGCCCCGTCGTATCATATGGACATGAGGAAGGCAGCGTTGGACTCGGTGGGGCTGGTGTGTCAGGCCTGGCCGAGGAACTACGTTTCTGCAAATGTTTACACGACGTTTCAGCACGTGTTTGACGAGCAGGTTCCGGTGCTGGAGGCGATGGTGCTGAGGTCGTTTAAGGAGTTTTTGCtgacggaggagaagaggtcggaggaggcggcggaggcgccGACGGGGATGAATGGGGGGGcgaagcaggagaagaagagggagttGACTGTTATTGGTGGCACGAACTACGACGATGTTGCGAGTGCGACGACGCATCGATTCCTCAAGGAGATTATTCGGATTGCTACCGCCACGCAAGACAACCATGCTTTCCTTGCGGTGGAGGTTCTCGCCAGCATCAACAGGCAGGGTTTGGTACACCCCAAGGAGACGGGCGTCACATTCATTACGCTTGAAACGTCGTCCAATCCTAGGATTTCGGAGCTTGCCTTTCTGGAACATAAAGCGCTGCACGCCAAGCATGAGACGGTTGTGGAAAGGGAGTATGTCAAGGCTGTTCAGTCGGCTTTTGCGTACCAGCGGGACATTGTCAAGGATTCACGCGGTGCGATCGCCACTGGCAACGGGGTCTTTACTCCCAAGCTTCATCTCCTGATGGAGGTGCTCAAGATCAGCAAGTCAAAGAATCGGCAAAAGTTTCTGGAGAAGCTGTGCGGGCAGCTCGACTTTGATGTGGGCAAGCTGGACATGGGGGAGCGAGTGCCGAGCCATGTGGTGTATGTGAGGTTTGTGACGGAGTGTCTGGCGTACTTTGAGTACTTGACCGTGGGCGAGGTGGGGTGTGTGGTTGGGGcgctggagaggttggtcaCCGGGACGGGGGCGGGCGTTGCGCAGGCGATTGAGAtggaggttttggggtttaGGGTGGATgttcttgaggaggagcagcagcaacagcaggtcTTGGGAGAGAATGGACaggctgctggtgctgctgctgggtcgctgtcgtcgtcgtcggtgaaTCAGTTGCAGGAGGCCCCTAGGGTggagcttgagaagctgaGGCGTCTTacggcgggggcggtggtttTGTTGGGTGTTTGGGAGGCGAGGACTTACCTCAGGAGGTTGTATGGGcttgggattggggggaggagggagaataAAGTCAAGATGTTGGGGAAGGACTTGAGTAAGGCCCCTGTCAAGGCGCAGGGGGTgacgggggagaagttgtgggaggagatgggggtgttgggggagaggttggggagtagggagggatga
- the PPH3 gene encoding phosphoprotein phosphatase PP4 catalytic subunit (EggNog:ENOG503NVGA; COG:G; COG:T) has product MSDLDRAIAQLRACRPIPENDVRELCHKARELLIEEGNVVTVNAPVTICGDIHGQFHDLMELFRVGGDVPDTNYLFMGDFVDRGFYSLESFLLLLCLKVRYPDRMTLIRGNHESRQITMVYGFYDECLRKYGSANVWRYCCDVFDYLALGAIVLGASNTLSEGGGGGGGGTVPVVGSDVEIEVCNADQQIISRFLRKGSSSSASSSREGSQAGESQVGEGGSSPERGRTEGSPNGAAGGQPTTNGFGDGGGPPAPTNTGPPGSGASGASGGSIGNPAGAVLCVHGGLSPLIDNVDKIRLLDRKQEVPHEGAMCDLLWSDPDEIDGWGLSPRGAGFLFGADIVKVFNHRNDLSLIARAHQLVMEGFKEMFDASIVTVWSAPNYCYRCGNVAALLELSEDDSGLGVLARSNGDVNRSDGMGGQGSRGVLMENDLLGYNKAGPARRYRVFQAAPQDSRGMPAKKPVADYFL; this is encoded by the exons ATGAGTGACCTCGACAG aGCCATAGCCCAGCTCCGAGCCTGCCGCCCCATCCCCGAAAACGACGTCCGCGAGCTCTGCCACAAAGCCCGCGAGCTCCTCATCGAAGAAGGCAACGTCGTGACCGTCAACGCGCCCGTGACAATATGCGGCGACATCCACGGCCAGTTCCACGACCTGATGGAGCTCTTCCGCGTCGGCGGCGATGTCCCCGACACGAACTACCTCTTCATGGGCGACTTTGTCGACCGTGGTTTCTACTCGCTCGAgtccttcctcctcttgctctgCCTCAAAGTTCGGTACCCAGACCGCATGACGCTCATTCGCGGGAACCACGAGTCTCGCCAGATTACGATGGTGTATGGGTTCTATGACGAGTGCTTGAGGAAGTATGGGAGCGCGAATGTTTGGAGGTATTGTTGTGATGTGTTTGATTACTTGGCGCTGGGGGCGATTGTGTTGGGGGCTAGTAATACTCTTtccgaggggggtggtggtggtggtggtggtacggtgccggtggtggggtCGGATGTGGAGATTGAGGTTTGTAATGCGGATCAGCAGATTATTTCGAGGTTTTTGAGGAAggggtcttcttcttctgcttcttcttcgagggaggggagtcAGGCGGGGGAAAGtcaggttggggagggcgggagCAGTCCTGAGAGGGGGCGGACGGAAGGGAGTCCGAATGGTGCGGCAGGGGGGCAGCCGACGACGAATGGGTTCGGGGATGGCGGTGggccgccggcgccgacgaATACGGGACCGCCGGGGTCGGGGGCGAGCGGGGCGAGTGGGGGAAGTATTGGGAATCCGGCGGGGGCGGTGTTGTGTGTTCATGGCGGGTTGAGTCCGTTGATTGATAATGTGGACAAGATTCGGCTGCTGGACCGGAAACAGGAAGTTCCTCATGAGGGTGCGATGTGCGACTTGCTCTGGTCGGATCCGGATGAGATTGATGGGTGGGGGTTGTCGCCGAGGGGGGCTGGGTTCTTGTTTGGGGCCGATATCGTCAAGGTGTTCAACCACAGGAACGACCTGAGCTTGATTGCGAGGGCGCATCAGCTGGTTATGGAGGGGTTCAAGGAGATGTTTGATGCGAGTATCGTCACGGTGTGGTCGGCGCCCAATTACTGCTACCGATGCGGGAATGTGGCTGCGTTGCTGGAGCTGTCGGAGGATGActctgggttgggggtgctggCGAGGAGTAATGGGGATGTGAACAGGAGTGACGGGATGGGCGGGCAGGGGTCAAGAGGTGTTTTGATGGAGAATGACTTGCTGGGCTACAACAAAGCTGGGCCGGCAAGGAGGTATCGGGTTTTCCAGGCGGCGCCGCAGGATTCGAGGGGGATGCCGGCTAAGAAGCCCGTTGCCGACTACTTTTTGTGA